The Haloarchaeobius amylolyticus genome window below encodes:
- a CDS encoding ABC transporter permease: MSWLVVARKDFQDAVRSRVLWVVSALFILLMAGMVAVFSLTEGLLTAGGQGGGPGAAPGAAGVNFGPFIFLASATTLFVTITALVTCHKSIAGERDSGSMKLLLGLPHSRRDVLVGKTVGRTAVLALPVLLGFLVSYLVAVGYGVDFPLAEYVLFALLTVLFAFVYVSIVVGVSATTGSSSRATTLAIGIFFVFEIMWDVVPTGVLFLVNGFSLPVNPANYPAWYFLVTWVAPSGAYNAAREAVLPESAAVSLPADAWFLDPAVGFLFLGFWVVASLGVGYRRFERADL, from the coding sequence ATGAGCTGGCTCGTCGTCGCCCGGAAGGACTTCCAGGACGCGGTTCGCTCGAGGGTGCTCTGGGTGGTCTCGGCGCTGTTCATCCTCCTCATGGCCGGGATGGTCGCCGTGTTCTCGCTCACCGAGGGGCTGCTCACCGCGGGCGGGCAGGGTGGCGGTCCCGGCGCCGCGCCGGGGGCTGCCGGCGTCAACTTCGGGCCGTTCATCTTCCTCGCCAGCGCGACCACGCTGTTCGTCACCATCACGGCGCTCGTGACCTGCCACAAGTCCATCGCCGGCGAGCGCGATTCGGGCAGCATGAAGCTCCTGCTCGGCCTGCCACACTCTCGACGCGACGTGCTCGTCGGGAAGACGGTCGGCCGGACCGCGGTGCTCGCCCTGCCCGTCCTGCTCGGCTTCCTCGTCTCCTACCTCGTCGCGGTGGGGTACGGCGTCGACTTCCCGCTGGCGGAGTACGTCCTGTTCGCCCTGTTGACGGTGCTGTTCGCGTTCGTCTACGTCAGTATCGTCGTGGGCGTCTCGGCGACGACCGGCTCCAGCTCGCGGGCGACGACGCTCGCGATTGGTATCTTCTTCGTCTTCGAGATCATGTGGGACGTGGTGCCGACCGGGGTGCTGTTCCTGGTCAACGGGTTCTCGCTCCCGGTGAACCCGGCCAACTACCCGGCGTGGTACTTCCTCGTGACGTGGGTCGCCCCCAGCGGGGCGTACAACGCGGCCCGGGAGGCCGTCCTGCCCGAGTCCGCGGCGGTGTCGCTGCCGGCCGACGCGTGGTTCCTCGACCCCGCCGTCGGCTTCCTGTTCCTCGGGTTCTGGGTCGTCGCCTCGCTCGGGGTCGGCTACCGCCGGTTCGAGCGCGCTGACCTCTGA
- a CDS encoding ABC transporter ATP-binding protein, with protein sequence MTAIECRGITKRFGSVTALRDLDLTVESGEVFGFLGPNGAGKSTTIDILLNYTYPTTGEARVLGMDAAEETVAVRERTGVLPDGYGPLGEMTGREHVAFAIEAKQGYEEPMALLERVGIPDAADRPATGYSKGMRQRLMLAMALAGEPDLLILDEPSTGLDPAGAREMREIVLEEADRGATVFFSSHILEQVEAVCDRVGILSEGRLVAIDTIEGLREAAGTTGELTVTLDSAPDGLPGSVRALDGVSSVEASGHTITVGCENRAKGMVVQACYNAGATVENIETSQASLEDLFVAYTQGDGEAARPATAPGAEP encoded by the coding sequence ATGACCGCCATCGAGTGCCGGGGCATCACGAAACGCTTCGGCTCCGTCACTGCCCTCCGTGACCTCGACCTCACGGTCGAGTCGGGCGAGGTGTTCGGCTTCCTCGGTCCGAACGGGGCGGGGAAGTCGACCACCATCGACATCCTGTTGAACTACACGTACCCGACCACCGGCGAGGCGCGCGTCCTCGGCATGGACGCCGCCGAGGAGACGGTCGCGGTGCGCGAACGCACCGGCGTCCTCCCCGACGGCTACGGCCCGCTCGGGGAGATGACGGGCCGCGAACACGTCGCGTTCGCCATCGAGGCGAAACAGGGCTACGAGGAGCCCATGGCACTGCTGGAGCGCGTCGGCATCCCCGACGCCGCCGACCGGCCCGCCACGGGCTACTCGAAGGGGATGCGCCAGCGCCTGATGCTCGCCATGGCGCTGGCGGGCGAGCCCGACCTCCTCATCCTCGACGAGCCCTCGACCGGGCTGGACCCGGCCGGCGCCCGCGAGATGCGCGAGATAGTCCTCGAAGAGGCCGACCGCGGAGCGACCGTCTTCTTCTCGAGTCACATCCTCGAGCAGGTCGAGGCGGTCTGTGACCGCGTCGGCATCCTGAGCGAGGGCCGCCTCGTCGCCATCGACACCATCGAGGGCCTGCGCGAGGCCGCCGGCACGACCGGCGAGTTGACCGTCACCCTCGACTCGGCGCCCGACGGCCTGCCGGGGAGCGTCCGGGCGCTCGACGGCGTCTCCTCGGTCGAGGCGTCGGGCCACACCATCACGGTGGGCTGTGAGAACCGGGCGAAGGGGATGGTCGTCCAGGCCTGCTACAACGCCGGCGCGACCGTCGAGAACATCGAGACGAGCCAGGCCTCGCTGGAGGACCTGTTCGTCGCCTACACGCAGGGCGACGGCGAGGCGGCCCGGCCCGCCACCGCGCCGGGGGCCGAGCCATGA
- a CDS encoding ABC transporter permease, protein MRWRLVARKDFHDSRRSRSLYAGAILFALLGVAIGYAYGDNATQAATGSQLVGILLAGFVYLTPLLGLAFAQGAIVTKRSDGELKVLLGLPFSRADFLFGTFAGRLAVVLALTLTPFVASHLVAAVFLAPFDLPFALLALSVLTVLAVIFVGLATAFSAAFSGRALTVTAAFGVFLLFFLRVWRFIPVVILYVANGFSFPATTPDWANAFVAFGPLAAVRNVSVALDAKLGFGFGFVGTTVPASPPWYQQPAVAALVVALWATVPLGLAYVRFRDSDL, encoded by the coding sequence ATGAGGTGGCGCCTGGTCGCGCGCAAGGACTTCCACGACAGCCGGCGCTCGCGCAGCCTCTACGCCGGCGCCATCCTGTTCGCGCTCCTCGGTGTCGCCATCGGCTACGCCTACGGCGACAACGCGACACAGGCCGCGACGGGCTCACAGCTCGTCGGCATCCTGCTCGCCGGCTTCGTCTACCTCACGCCCCTGCTCGGGCTGGCGTTCGCGCAGGGCGCCATCGTGACGAAGCGGTCCGACGGCGAACTCAAGGTCCTGCTCGGGCTGCCGTTCTCCCGGGCGGACTTCCTCTTCGGGACGTTCGCGGGGCGGCTCGCGGTCGTGCTGGCGCTCACGCTGACGCCCTTCGTCGCCTCGCACCTCGTCGCCGCGGTGTTCCTCGCGCCCTTCGACCTGCCGTTCGCGCTGCTTGCGCTGTCGGTCCTGACCGTGCTGGCGGTGATATTCGTCGGCCTCGCGACGGCCTTCTCGGCCGCCTTCAGCGGGCGCGCCCTGACCGTCACGGCCGCCTTCGGCGTCTTCTTGCTGTTCTTCCTGCGCGTCTGGCGGTTCATCCCGGTCGTGATACTCTACGTGGCCAACGGCTTCTCGTTCCCCGCCACGACCCCGGACTGGGCGAACGCGTTCGTCGCCTTCGGGCCGCTGGCCGCGGTCCGGAACGTGAGCGTCGCGCTCGACGCGAAACTGGGGTTCGGCTTCGGCTTCGTCGGCACCACCGTCCCGGCGAGCCCGCCGTGGTACCAGCAGCCGGCCGTCGCAGCCCTCGTCGTCGCCCTCTGGGCGACCGTCCCGCTCGGGCTCGCCTACGTCCGGTTCCGGGACAGCGACCTCTGA
- a CDS encoding HAD family hydrolase produces MTAYDTVLFDNDGVLVDPPARETQAAAIREAFAAVGVDDPDPTHVEYLCGGVFPDGLYDIAATYDLDPEELWTAREEYDERSQFEKFRAGERTRYDDVTAITDLDQPMGVVSSNHHSTIEFILDHFDLASVFDTYYGREMTIDSITKKKPNTHYLDRAMADLGGESALYVGDSDTDVLAAHRAGMDSVFVRREHSRDTDLTEAATYEVTDLHGVVDIVSS; encoded by the coding sequence GTGACAGCGTACGATACGGTCCTCTTCGACAACGACGGCGTCCTCGTGGACCCGCCGGCCCGGGAGACGCAGGCCGCGGCCATCCGGGAGGCGTTCGCCGCGGTGGGCGTCGACGACCCCGACCCCACCCACGTTGAGTACCTCTGCGGCGGCGTGTTCCCCGACGGCCTCTACGACATCGCGGCCACCTACGACCTCGACCCCGAGGAGCTGTGGACGGCCCGCGAGGAGTACGACGAGCGCTCGCAGTTCGAGAAGTTCCGTGCCGGGGAGCGAACCCGGTACGACGACGTGACCGCCATCACCGACCTCGACCAGCCCATGGGCGTCGTGAGCAGTAACCATCACAGCACCATCGAATTCATCCTCGACCACTTCGACCTCGCGTCGGTGTTCGACACCTACTACGGCCGCGAGATGACCATCGACAGCATAACGAAGAAGAAGCCGAACACGCACTACCTCGACCGGGCGATGGCCGACCTCGGCGGCGAGTCGGCCCTCTACGTCGGCGACAGCGACACCGACGTGCTCGCGGCCCACCGCGCCGGGATGGACTCGGTGTTCGTCCGGCGCGAGCACAGCCGCGACACCGACCTCACCGAGGCGGCGACCTACGAGGTGACGGACCTGCACGGGGTCGTCGACATCGTCAGCAGCTGA
- the ligA gene encoding NAD-dependent DNA ligase LigA, protein MSEAELADNPYVSDPPTDFEPVADLSEAAAREQAAQLREALRYHDQRYYVEADPLVPDRVYDALFSRLQALEDEFDLQTEDSPTRRVGGEPVDHFETVEHVAPMLSIDSSGEEEDVREFDRRVRNAVGDVSYVCEPKFDGVSLEVIYEDGKLQRAATRGDGYEGDDVTKNARTIGALPQRLRGDYPDYLAVRGEVFMPKDAFQEYNKERVERGDDPFANPRNATAGTIRQQDPSVVAERPLSIFFFDVLDSSDGWETHSDALAAFPDLGLPLNDRVETDCDIEDAIAYRDRMLEARDDLDYEIDGVVIKVDDVAKQEDLGATARASRWAYAYKFPARTEVTTLANIAVQVGRTGRITPVALLEPVDVGGVTVSRASLHNPSEIEAMNLNVGDEIRLERAGDVIPYVAEVVEKHSEGLFELPETCPVCDSAIERDGPMAFCSGGLGCPAQLKRSVEHYGSDTGLDIEGLGEETVEQFAEAGLVTDGIADLYRISEADLVDLEGWGERSAEKLLAEIEETKEPELPDFLAALGIQKVGPETARALAAEFETFAALREAAEAGDEDRLQGIEDIGPIVAETIVDFFQSEANQRVLDDLADAGVDPQPYAVAGADELEGLTFVFTGSLSESRSAYQDLVERHGGSATSSVSGNTDYLVVGENPGQSKRDDADANDVPTIDEAEFREVLEDHGVTEWVDG, encoded by the coding sequence ATGAGCGAGGCCGAACTCGCGGACAACCCCTACGTTTCGGACCCACCGACAGACTTCGAGCCGGTCGCCGACCTCTCCGAGGCCGCGGCGCGCGAGCAGGCCGCCCAGTTGCGCGAGGCGCTGCGCTACCACGACCAGCGCTACTACGTCGAGGCCGACCCCCTCGTCCCGGACCGGGTCTACGACGCGCTGTTCTCGCGCCTGCAGGCGCTGGAGGACGAATTCGACCTCCAGACCGAGGACTCGCCGACCCGGCGCGTCGGCGGCGAACCCGTGGACCACTTCGAGACGGTCGAGCACGTCGCACCGATGCTCTCCATCGACTCCTCCGGCGAGGAAGAAGACGTGCGCGAGTTCGACCGGCGAGTCAGGAACGCGGTCGGCGACGTGAGCTACGTCTGCGAGCCGAAGTTCGACGGCGTCTCGCTGGAGGTCATCTACGAGGACGGCAAGCTCCAGCGGGCGGCGACCCGCGGCGACGGCTACGAGGGCGACGACGTGACGAAAAATGCGAGAACCATCGGCGCGCTCCCCCAGCGCCTGCGCGGGGATTACCCCGACTACCTCGCGGTCCGCGGCGAGGTGTTCATGCCGAAGGACGCGTTTCAAGAGTACAACAAGGAGCGCGTCGAGCGCGGCGACGACCCCTTCGCGAACCCCCGGAACGCGACGGCAGGAACCATCCGCCAGCAGGACCCGAGCGTGGTCGCGGAACGTCCCCTCTCCATCTTCTTCTTCGACGTGCTGGACTCCTCCGACGGGTGGGAGACCCACTCCGACGCCCTCGCCGCGTTCCCCGACCTCGGCCTGCCCCTGAACGACCGGGTCGAGACCGACTGCGACATCGAGGACGCCATCGCCTACCGGGACCGCATGCTCGAGGCACGCGACGACCTCGACTACGAGATCGACGGCGTCGTCATCAAGGTCGACGACGTGGCCAAACAGGAGGACCTGGGCGCGACCGCCCGCGCCTCGCGGTGGGCCTACGCCTACAAGTTCCCGGCCCGGACCGAGGTCACGACGCTGGCCAACATCGCGGTGCAGGTCGGCCGGACCGGGCGCATCACCCCGGTCGCGCTGCTCGAACCGGTCGACGTGGGCGGTGTGACGGTCTCGCGGGCCAGCCTGCACAACCCGAGCGAGATCGAGGCGATGAACCTGAACGTCGGCGACGAGATCCGGCTCGAACGCGCCGGCGACGTCATCCCCTACGTCGCGGAGGTCGTCGAGAAGCACAGCGAGGGCCTCTTCGAGTTACCGGAGACCTGCCCGGTCTGTGACAGCGCCATCGAGCGCGACGGCCCGATGGCGTTCTGTTCGGGCGGCCTCGGCTGTCCCGCGCAGTTGAAACGCTCCGTCGAGCACTACGGGAGCGACACCGGCCTCGACATCGAGGGGCTTGGCGAGGAGACCGTCGAGCAGTTCGCCGAGGCCGGCCTCGTCACCGACGGCATCGCGGACCTCTACCGCATCAGCGAGGCCGACCTCGTGGACCTCGAGGGCTGGGGCGAGCGCAGCGCCGAGAAGTTGCTCGCCGAGATAGAAGAGACGAAAGAACCCGAGCTACCGGACTTCCTCGCCGCGCTCGGCATCCAGAAGGTCGGCCCGGAGACGGCCCGCGCCCTCGCCGCCGAGTTCGAGACGTTCGCGGCCCTGCGCGAGGCCGCCGAGGCCGGCGACGAGGACCGCCTGCAGGGCATCGAGGACATCGGCCCCATCGTCGCCGAGACCATCGTCGACTTCTTCCAGAGCGAGGCGAACCAGCGTGTCCTCGACGATCTGGCGGACGCGGGCGTCGACCCGCAGCCCTACGCGGTCGCGGGCGCCGACGAGCTGGAGGGCCTGACGTTCGTGTTCACGGGATCGCTCTCGGAATCCCGAAGCGCGTACCAGGACCTCGTGGAGCGCCACGGCGGCAGCGCCACCTCCTCGGTGTCGGGCAACACGGACTACCTCGTCGTCGGCGAGAACCCCGGCCAGTCGAAGCGCGACGACGCCGACGCGAACGACGTGCCGACCATCGACGAGGCCGAGTTCCGCGAGGTGCTGGAAGACCACGGCGTGACCGAGTGGGTCGACGGGTGA
- a CDS encoding outer membrane protein assembly factor BamB family protein produces the protein MKRPPRRAFLAATAATATTLLGGCVATLGGSDPDGAGGSGSAVTGGTWHQDHADAHNTGSNPDAAVGSARTTRWQTSIGTWAFASPVVDGQTLYATSDTHVRALDIVEGDEQWKVPVEASLLSPALHADRVLVAGMDGSLRSLASSDGSEHWRVDAGTKLRCSPTVDDDLVVVGGAEGELVAVGHDGEERWRARVGEAHVHSPQVVNPPALTDERVFAGSEDPRLVAFDRADGRELWGFEANATVDAAPVVVDDTVFVGDAAGTVHAVAVSDGRERWHASLGEGSSTVAVADGTVVATGAGHVAAYRADDGTERWRTAVEGAPLSAPTIAGDTVVVGGVASQVVGLAAADGEVRWRHGVDGKVATGPTVAGESVYVTDGYSGGLYALGPA, from the coding sequence ATGAAGCGCCCTCCACGACGCGCGTTCCTCGCGGCGACCGCAGCGACTGCGACCACGCTCCTCGGCGGCTGTGTGGCCACGCTCGGCGGGTCGGACCCTGACGGGGCGGGCGGCTCCGGGTCGGCCGTCACCGGCGGCACCTGGCACCAGGACCACGCCGACGCGCACAACACCGGGTCGAACCCCGACGCGGCGGTCGGGTCGGCCCGAACCACGCGCTGGCAGACGAGCATCGGCACGTGGGCGTTCGCCTCGCCGGTCGTCGACGGCCAGACCCTGTACGCGACCAGCGACACCCACGTCAGAGCCCTCGACATCGTAGAGGGGGACGAGCAGTGGAAGGTCCCGGTCGAGGCGTCGCTCCTCTCGCCCGCGCTCCACGCCGACCGCGTCCTCGTCGCCGGGATGGACGGGAGCCTGCGGAGCCTCGCCAGCTCCGACGGGAGCGAACACTGGCGGGTCGACGCGGGCACGAAACTCCGGTGCTCCCCGACGGTCGACGACGACCTCGTGGTGGTCGGCGGCGCCGAGGGCGAACTCGTCGCGGTCGGCCACGACGGCGAGGAGCGCTGGCGCGCCCGGGTCGGCGAGGCCCACGTCCACAGCCCGCAGGTCGTCAACCCGCCCGCGCTCACCGACGAGCGCGTCTTCGCCGGCAGCGAGGACCCCCGCCTCGTCGCCTTCGACCGCGCCGACGGCCGGGAGCTGTGGGGGTTCGAGGCGAATGCGACGGTCGACGCCGCCCCCGTGGTCGTGGACGACACCGTGTTCGTCGGCGACGCGGCCGGGACGGTGCACGCGGTCGCCGTCTCGGATGGACGCGAGCGCTGGCACGCCAGCCTCGGCGAGGGGAGTTCCACGGTCGCGGTCGCCGACGGGACCGTCGTCGCGACCGGCGCGGGACACGTCGCGGCCTACCGGGCCGACGACGGGACGGAGCGGTGGCGGACCGCGGTCGAGGGCGCGCCCCTCTCGGCCCCGACCATCGCCGGCGACACCGTGGTCGTCGGCGGGGTGGCCAGTCAGGTGGTCGGTCTGGCCGCCGCGGACGGGGAGGTTCGGTGGCGCCACGGCGTCGACGGGAAGGTCGCCACCGGCCCGACCGTCGCCGGCGAGAGCGTCTACGTCACGGACGGGTATTCCGGCGGCCTCTACGCGCTCGGGCCGGCCTGA